A genomic region of Candidatus Stygibacter australis contains the following coding sequences:
- the murI gene encoding glutamate racemase: protein MKNPIGIFDSGVGGLTVFREIRRRFAYEDIIYFGDTARVPYGPKSPETIIQYSIQNARFLLQNRAKIIVVACNTASALALPVLQALLPVPVIGVIQPGAQAAAESSRNKKIGIIGTHGTVNSKAYQKAIHILDPGIEVLAKACPLFVPLVEEGWEDHAVTHQIASEYLAPFINSDYDTLILGCTHYPILKKTLRTVTNGKINLIDSAEVIADCLAAELPECETANAGKDLFYVSDNEDKFSRIASRITGTDLEFLHKVILGESWFIK, encoded by the coding sequence ATGAAAAATCCAATAGGGATCTTTGATTCAGGTGTAGGTGGTTTAACTGTTTTCCGAGAGATTCGACGTAGATTTGCCTATGAAGACATCATTTATTTTGGAGATACAGCCCGAGTTCCTTATGGTCCCAAATCTCCTGAAACTATTATCCAGTACTCCATTCAGAATGCCAGATTTCTACTCCAGAATAGAGCCAAAATAATCGTGGTAGCCTGTAATACAGCTTCCGCGCTGGCACTGCCGGTATTGCAGGCATTATTACCAGTACCAGTTATCGGTGTTATTCAACCCGGTGCACAGGCAGCAGCGGAAAGCAGCAGAAATAAAAAAATCGGGATAATTGGAACTCACGGTACTGTGAACAGTAAAGCTTATCAGAAAGCAATCCATATACTAGATCCAGGAATAGAAGTACTTGCAAAAGCCTGCCCTTTATTTGTTCCGCTTGTAGAAGAAGGCTGGGAAGATCATGCCGTAACTCACCAGATAGCATCTGAATATCTGGCACCCTTTATCAATTCTGATTATGATACCCTGATCCTGGGTTGTACACATTATCCAATTTTAAAAAAGACCTTGAGAACAGTAACTAATGGCAAAATCAATCTGATAGACAGCGCAGAAGTGATAGCTGACTGCCTGGCAGCAGAATTGCCTGAATGCGAAACCGCTAATGCCGGAAAAGATCTTTTTTATGTATCGGATAATGAAGATAAATTTAGTAGAATAGCTTCCAGGATCACTGGTACTGAT